ATAGTCAGATAGTACAAGAATAAACAGCTGAGATGATATTAGGATATTGACAAGTCTTTAATATGCGATTCATTCTTAAAGGCAGCATTCATAAACAAACGCATTGATCACAAACATTTTGACTTTTCCTGATTCTCTTCTCTCCACCAGCCACTGAGTTTGTTTCCATGTGGTAAATTCTAGAAAGAGTatcttgaaataaaaaatatgagagttacttatatatttttttatcctataaaataaaatacattttgttgtgATAAAATCTCTTTGTgtctatttatttttgttttatttggtgAATCTTGGGTCATTTCCTCTGATTCGGAGCATCAGTGGACACTGATGAATGGATGTGGCAGTATCTACTCACATTGCTCTCTTTGACATGTTTTCTGCAGGAATCCCAGAATACGTCACATGTGTCAGCAGCTAAACATCAACAGACACATAAACAAATATGGTACATGTGatcttgtattttttttttattgtatacaAGTGCTAGAGTATATAATTATTTACCTTCATGAATTGGTCTTaccaaataagaaataaaacttACATCAGAATCAACGACTTCTTCTTTGCTATCTGaaaaattataacaaaataaaaatattggaCAACAAATAGCACATCCACATTTCTTGATCAATGCTATAACTTGAAACTGTTGAGTTCACTTTTACTCCTGTTGTCATGAAGTGACTTTTTATTTGGGATTGTATTctctataaaacatttaatgtaGCCGTCATTTCATCATGTaccctttttttttaagtctcttgggctcaccaaggctgcatttatttgatcaaagatACAGTAAACAGGGATATTGGGACatatttttagaatttaaaataactgtatattttctgtatatataaatttttaagTCACTGATATCCCTTCACAGCAATTCTACAACCTGAAAGTGACGTTTAAGCTTATATTGTTTCAACTGTTTGTTAAATATTAAGAATTACAATAACCTACCAGCCTTTTTTGTATGAATCACCCAAAGCATAACAGCAAGAAGGAGAACGGCTAATGCAGGAATGATAACAACCATCACTAAGGGAAAGACACATTCAGGGTCAGTTGTGTTTAATCCACCTTGTTATTTTGTACCCTACATATTACTAGAGCATTTGGAAATGAGGTTCTTTCAGAGTATGGAATGTGTTTTGGtgtatgaactgaattgaatcaatcATTTGAATTATTTGAATGTCTGAGCACAACATTAAGCTAGAAACACTCTTTTGACAAATtgtatttaatcttattttaaAGCTCCACAGACATGATTATTTAAGTTTTCATTAACACAAACTACAGATTGACATATTGTGtctcattttaatatttcttgagcaAAATTCAAAGATTTAAAGTTTCAAGCACACTGACAAACTTGTTATAAGAAAGTTTGTAATCCACTGTACCTGAGAGAAATCAGTTATATTTGAGAAGAAAAGAGACACGGTAAAACACTGAGGTGAGAGAGACAGTGATTACCGAGTGTAGGAAGTTTTGGTGTGGTGTGGACCAGAATCACTGGTGTCACTGCAGATTGAGCTGTGTAGGATGAGTGATAGATTAGATCATACTCCAAAATATgacaattataaaaataaaaaaaaatgttaattatgaCAAAATCACAATGAATAACAATTTTTATAgcatttgtttgtttactttttaaaataaattatttattattcctATTTTTATATAAGCTATTTTTATAATACATCAttgttcattgttcatttttttcataatacattgttaatttattcaattttaaatgttaaaaatgtattagtgaaggtaaaaattaacattaacattaataaatgctgtaaaagtattGTCATGTTATTGCATTAAAGaattgaaccttattgtaaagaaTTGCCtcaaatttaataatatttctgacattatttctatttctatttctgACATTATGAGGGCCTACTAAAACTGGTTTATAATATTGTTTTCTCACCTGAATTCTTGTTACTTTTTGTGGTTGAGGTCTTCAGTTCATTTTTCCTAATGAGACATCTCAAATCTCTGTTGAGATCTTCACTCCGGAGTGTCAGATTGCTGATACAGTGTTTTGGGGAGAATGATATCTGATATCTGGAGTCTGTCATCACACTAACACCAGCCTGATTCACCCAGATCAGCTGAAGTCCCTCAGTACGGACCAAAATATCACAAGAGACTCCATAATAATACAACtgacaggagagagtcacagagCTGCCTGGTCTGATCTCAGTCTGTgaggatgatgaagagactGAAACAGAAAATAAGACAGAAATCACACTACAGCCTTCACTCTTTTCATTACACATATAAGTTTAATGGAAGAATGTGgtctttttaaattatatgCAATCGTAAAATTACCAAGAACATGCAGATAAACACGTGCATCAGTTCcttgtttttgtccattcacaaattgttggcaggtgtaaagCCCATAATCTTCTTGTGTGATGTTCTTGATGTTCAGAGAGCAGTCAGACCCCAGACTCAGTCTCTCATGTCTCTCTATGTTATTCTTCTTTTGCCCTAAAGTAATCAGTTCATCTGTCTGTGATTCTTCGTATTTATTATAGGTCCATGTAGTTGATGTGCAGCCAGAAAGAGCATTATTACAGGGCAGACGGACATTTTCACCAGAACTGCATAACACATGAGTCTCATCCACTCCACTGGTGCCTGAAACACAAAACTCTGAGTGATCATTATGCTGATCACTGATcattatattgtataaaataaaaccacATAAACAATGGTacatgaagtaaaaaaaatttttttaaatcactctGCTAGCCAATATAAACCAGTGTTTTAACAGAGAAAACATTTGTAGATTTGTTAAAATCACCAACATGCtcttaatatgaaaataaaattgcaTCATGTCTCAGCGTGCACCATTGTGTCCAGTGCAGGATACACTagtctggtttcacagacagggcttataCTAAGCCAGGATTTGGCCTTAGTTCAAATAGGATATttatagcttttataaacataccctagaaaaaaaaattactggtgtgcatcttgataCGAAACAATGGCTCATTGCCATTGatcatattttaagatatgtcagtacaagctacttgcagttaaaacagctcaaacattgTATTTTAGTCTTGGAGTATagctttgtctgtgaaactgggggagtATGTACACAACTCAGAGATCACAACATGAATAGCTTCAAGAATAAAGAGCTGATGTTCAAACAAACTCTTTACAAGTTTAATTCCACTAAACAAGGAACTGTAATAGCatgttataatacataatataatagtACAATATAATACCATAATATAATAGTCTTGTAGAGGAAATATGGATTTCTTTACCTTTGAAAAATGAACAGAGAATGATCAGTCCCAGCAGACACACATGACACTTAGCCATTTTATCATCCCTTTCTGTCAGTCGTCCTCTACATTATGTGGTCACGACTCTTTCTTTAAACATCATCAGCTCCTCCTTTCTTTAACTTCCTCTAACATGACCATCTGAGAGTTTACAACTTGCTACAGTTGTTATTCAGTGACATTATGGCAGTGCATAATGGAGAGGTGCTGCTTCACAATcctcttttatatatttactcaCATTCAAGTGGATTTTACAACAAATTTGCCTTTTCACTCATgcttaaaattaatttacagtACATATTCTCTAGGAACTGTCACTCAGAGGGACTTCTTGTACCAGGGACTTtgtagcgaattaactcaaaggggaaatattaataattattcataactcaatatgattattaattatgattaattatgaatatgtaaatctgttaatcagattaactggatgtagctacattaagcttaatattacaatcaattaacctatTGTCAAGtcagtcaagtcaaatttatttatatagcgcttataattgtttcaaagcagctttacatatttaggagcacagaaaaaagagaagtggttaaaaataagctgtacaagcaagcgtggtaatatgtaacatatacaagatggtgctacattaagccaatgtcggctgactcccaggggtggaaaaaagcccctaggagaaaaacccagcatgctaacactgggaaaaaagtcctaggagggaaaaaaccccttggaagatatatataatacatgtaaatggatatggagatcaaaatctgaattatacatttttattatagagattaaaaatagattatatataaatatatgtaagcggatacggagatttaaaaatctgaattataggtgcagccagaactggatctgtaggcccattgtctcctgggctacgttgtagtcaggtccagacacaggttctccatctgatctggatacggcctggatccagcacccggcaaacctcaggataagcagagagactgatattagcgtagatgccattcttattctgatgtacaggtatatctagtgttataggaaatgttctcggttccggccgacctaattattgcagcgtaacaatcctttaacggatttgaaaaatgttaatgtattgataatgtgttatgtgtatgcaagagcaaagagatgtgtttttagtctagatttaaactgacagagtgtgtctgcttcccgaacaatgctaggaagattgttccagagtttaggtgctaaataggaaaatgatctgccgccttcagttgattttgatattctgggtattatcaactggcctgaattctgagatcgcaatagacgtgaaggactataatgcaccaagagctcgcttagatattggggagctaaaccatttagagctttataagtaagtagcaagattttaaaatctatacgatgtttaatagggagccaatgtaatgttgacagaactgggctaatatggtcatactttctggttctagtaagaactctagctgccgcattttggaccaactgtagtctgtttaaaagccgagcagaacaaccacccagtagagcgttacagtaatctagtcttgaggtcatgaatgcatgaaccaactgttccgcaatTGTCagtgagagcatatgtcgtaatttagatatattttttagatggaagaaggcggttttacagatactagaaacatgactttcaaatgaaagattggtatcaaagagcacacccaggttcctaactgaggacgaagatttaatggagcacccgtcaagtgttagagagtattcaaggttttttcgtgaggaagtttttggtccaaagattagaatatcagttttttctgaatttaataataagaaatttcttgtcatccagtttttaatgtcagctatgcattctgttagttttgtgaatttgtaggtttcgtcagggcgcgaggaaatatagagctgagtatcgtcagcgtagcagtgaaaactaacaccatgcttcctaattatctctcctaagggcagcatgtacagagtgaaaagcaacggtcctagtactgagccttgtggtactccatattgaacttgtgatcgatacgatcACAAGTCCCGTGAacactcagtgttgattgtttattaattctaagaaataagaaatgttcatttccaggttatggaaaaataacattcttattgtaccGTGCTACTTagagcatgtagtcaggatctgaatcacttaagaggcaatttattaggagacggagtcagaaccaaacaggtattgtgcacaatctttattacctaactcacaaacacataactaaactaacaaacacataacatacatgCAGGTCACACACTAGGTAGGTAAGAATATgaaatgatagagttgaaccggaaaTGGAACTGTTACTGGAGCTataggaaaaagtcaaagacaatctggaaaagaatcatcagtttcctcagtaataaaacacctttgctgacaaaggtaagttttacagatcaatactaaatcgctgtttagtgttcaaatgtacgatacttgcaagatgcctttaggctgaggagcgtcGGATCTACAGGttgaggagagatcttgaggattttgtctgaagttgttgccagtcttttcTATGTTGGAtgttgagcacatggctggtttGTAGGCCGAGGCCAGCAAGCCtaggcctacaggccttg
The sequence above is drawn from the Megalobrama amblycephala isolate DHTTF-2021 linkage group LG13, ASM1881202v1, whole genome shotgun sequence genome and encodes:
- the LOC125243854 gene encoding uncharacterized protein LOC125243854 isoform X1, whose amino-acid sequence is MAKCHVCLLGLIILCSFFKGTSGVDETHVLCSSGENVRLPCNNALSGCTSTTWTYNKYEESQTDELITLGQKKNNIERHERLSLGSDCSLNIKNITQEDYGLYTCQQFVNGQKQGTDARVYLHVLVSSSSSQTEIRPGSSVTLSCQLYYYGVSCDILVRTEGLQLIWVNQAGVSVMTDSRYQISFSPKHCISNLTLRSEDLNRDLRCLIRKNELKTSTTKSNKNSAQSAVTPVILVHTTPKLPTLVMVVIIPALAVLLLAVMLWVIHTKKADSKEEVVDSDVSFISYLVRPIHEAADTCDVFWDSCRKHVKESNILFLEFTTWKQTQWLVERRESGKVKMFVINAFVYECCL
- the LOC125243854 gene encoding uncharacterized protein LOC125243854 isoform X2 yields the protein MAKCHVCLLGLIILCSFFKGTSGVDETHVLCSSGENVRLPCNNALSGCTSTTWTYNKYEESQTDELITLGQKKNNIERHERLSLGSDCSLNIKNITQEDYGLYTCQQFVNGQKQGTDARVYLHVLVSSSSSQTEIRPGSSVTLSCQLYYYGVSCDILVRTEGLQLIWVNQAGVSVMTDSRYQISFSPKHCISNLTLRSEDLNRDLRCLIRKNELKTSTTKSNKNSAQSAVTPVILVHTTPKLPTLDSKEEVVDSDVSFISYLVRPIHEAADTCDVFWDSCRKHVKESNILFLEFTTWKQTQWLVERRESGKVKMFVINAFVYECCL
- the LOC125243854 gene encoding uncharacterized protein LOC125243854 isoform X3, which translates into the protein MAKCHVCLLGLIILCSFFKGTSGVDETHVLCSSGENVRLPCNNALSGCTSTTWTYNKYEESQTDELITLGQKKNNIERHERLSLGSDCSLNIKNITQEDYGLYTCQQFVNGQKQGTDARVYLHVLVSSSSSQTEIRPGSSVTLSCQLYYYGVSCDILVRTEGLQLIWVNQAGVSVMTDSRYQISFSPKHCISNLTLRSEDLNRDLRCLIRKNELKTSTTKSNKNSAQSAVTPVILVHTTPKLPTLVMVVIIPALAVLLLAVMLWVIHTKKADSKEEVVDSDVSFISYLLLTHVTYSGIPAENMSKRAIYSF
- the LOC125243854 gene encoding uncharacterized protein LOC125243854 isoform X5, yielding MAKCHVCLLGLIILCSFFKGTSGVDETHVLCSSGENVRLPCNNALSGCTSTTWTYNKYEESQTDELITLGQKKNNIERHERLSLGSDCSLNIKNITQEDYGLYTCQQFVNGQKQGTDARVYLHVLVSSSSSQTEIRPGSSVTLSCQLYYYGVSCDILVRTEGLQLIWVNQAGVSVMTDSRYQISFSPKHCISNLTLRSEDLNRDLRCLIRKNELKTSTTKSNKNSAQSAVTPVILVHTTPKLPTLDSKEEVVDSDVSFISYLLLTHVTYSGIPAENMSKRAIYSF
- the LOC125243854 gene encoding uncharacterized protein LOC125243854 isoform X6, with protein sequence MAKCHVCLLGLIILCSFFKGTSGVDETHVLCSSGENVRLPCNNALSGCTSTTWTYNKYEESQTDELITLGQKKNNIERHERLSLGSDCSLNIKNITQEDYGLYTCQQFVNGQKQGTDARVYLHVLVSSSSSQTEIRPGSSVTLSCQLYYYGVSCDILVRTEGLQLIWVNQAGVSVMTDSRYQISFSPKHCISNLTLRSEDLNRDLRCLIRKNELKTSTTKSNKNSAQSAVTPVILVHTTPKLPTLDSKEEVVDSDLLTHVTYSGIPAENMSKRAIYSF
- the LOC125243854 gene encoding uncharacterized protein LOC125243854 isoform X4 — encoded protein: MAKCHVCLLGLIILCSFFKGTSGVDETHVLCSSGENVRLPCNNALSGCTSTTWTYNKYEESQTDELITLGQKKNNIERHERLSLGSDCSLNIKNITQEDYGLYTCQQFVNGQKQGTDARVYLHVLVSSSSSQTEIRPGSSVTLSCQLYYYGVSCDILVRTEGLQLIWVNQAGVSVMTDSRYQISFSPKHCISNLTLRSEDLNRDLRCLIRKNELKTSTTKSNKNSAQSAVTPVILVHTTPKLPTLVMVVIIPALAVLLLAVMLWVIHTKKADSKEEVVDSDLLTHVTYSGIPAENMSKRAIYSF